The sequence GGCTTTGGCCCGCTAGATTCCTTTAACAAGCGTTTAGACGCGGCAGATACTTTGGTTTATATCGATCTTCCTTATCCACTTAGCTACTGGTTCGTCACCAAACGTATGTTGAAAGGCTTGTTTGTTAAACCTGAAGGTTGGCCAGAGGGAAGCTCAGTCATTAAAGGGACAATACAAAGTTATAAGACACTTAAGTTGTGCCCTAGATTTTGGAATGACGACTTTAGAGCACGATTAGAATTACGTGCTGAAGATAAAAACGTTCACATCATCAAGAGCGTGGCGGAGCTGAACAACTTTGTTCGCCAACACGTTGGTTGATGAGAGGCTTTTCATACTGGTTTTGAAGGTTTGAATGTAGAAGATTCTATAAAACGATTTCGCTTAAATTCAACTTGTGGCATATTTGCATGCGTTAAATTTCTGTTATCGATAGGGACTATAGATATTATGTATGGAAGTGAGCAGGCGAGAGCGTTTTGTTGTAATTGCAAAACACTGACACTGCATAAATACACTATGTTCAGTAATCAAGTACAGCAAGCGCCTCAAGAAGAAAAAAAACCGGGTTTGTTTCAGAAAATTTTTTCGTCACTCATCTCCAATAACACTACTGGAGACTACAAGTGCACAAAGTGTGGAACGTACTTACGGACGCCCGATAATCTTGATTAACGCTGCATTCTTTAAAGAATCACTCAGGACATAAAAAACGGGCAGATCGTAATGATCTGCCCGTTTTTAATTCAATTATCTCAATCACACTGTGAGTAGCGGAATCAGAAACGCTTATGCGCAGCACTTCTTGTATTTCTTACCGCTACCGCAAGAACATGGATCGTTACGGTTAGGTGTTTTTTCGAACGTCATTGTTTTTGGCTTGTTTAGTAACGTGTCGAACTCAAGCGTGTTTTCTTCTTTTTCTGCATCCACAGATACAGTCACGAAGATTGAATGCTCAGCTGCAATTGCTTCAACTTCTGTTTTGCGAGCTTCAGTTTGAACCATTACCGCAACTGGTGACTCTTCAGTACCCACTTTAACATCGCGGTTTACGTTGTAGCCTGCAAGAACGTGATTCTGTCTTGTTTCGATACGGCCTTTGAAAAATAGTTTCGACATTGGGTACTCATTAAAATTTGGGACGACGCTATTCCAATGATGGGTAGCGTTATAGAGCGGGGGATTATACGCATATATTCCAATTGATAAAGCAATGATGTGAGCAAAGAGGCCTTAGTGATTGTGATCTAACGATCAGCCGCTTGTTAACTTCTCAATTTTTTGCGTGGTTTGGAATAAGTTTGAAATTAGAGACAATAAGATTTCCCTCAATAGGGATTAGAGTGATAAATTCAAATCGTCAATTTAAACAAAGAGATAGTGTATGAAGTTAGATGCCATCCTGTGGGATTACGATGGAACCTTGGTCAATTCAGTTCCC is a genomic window of Vibrio sp. FE10 containing:
- a CDS encoding adenylate kinase, which translates into the protein MKKIAVFGKPGSGKSTVSKALAAATGVDLHQLDSLVYKANGEFVDSDVFEQAHESILSSESWIIDGFGPLDSFNKRLDAADTLVYIDLPYPLSYWFVTKRMLKGLFVKPEGWPEGSSVIKGTIQSYKTLKLCPRFWNDDFRARLELRAEDKNVHIIKSVAELNNFVRQHVG
- a CDS encoding PBPRA1643 family SWIM/SEC-C metal-binding motif protein, with amino-acid sequence MSKLFFKGRIETRQNHVLAGYNVNRDVKVGTEESPVAVMVQTEARKTEVEAIAAEHSIFVTVSVDAEKEENTLEFDTLLNKPKTMTFEKTPNRNDPCSCGSGKKYKKCCA